The Tamandua tetradactyla isolate mTamTet1 chromosome 8, mTamTet1.pri, whole genome shotgun sequence genome includes a window with the following:
- the LOC143643510 gene encoding olfactory receptor 52R1 has translation MLASRNSSSHPVSFILLGIPGLEISQFWIAFPFCAMYVVAVLGNITLLHIIRTDHTLHEPMYLFLAMLAVTDLVLSSSTQPKMLAILWFHAHEIEYHACLIQVFFIHAFSSVESGVLMAMALDRYVAICFPLCHSSILTTPVVATLGAVVMLRGVLWVSPFCFMVSRMPFCQSQIIPQSYCEHMAVLKLVCADTRVNRGYGLFVAFSVGGFDMIVISLSYVMILRAVLQLPSGEARLKAFGTCASHICVILALYIPALFTFLTHRFGHHVPQVVHIMFANVYLLVPPMLNPIIYGVRTKQIRNRVMQGCCGKVP, from the coding sequence ATGTTGGCATCCAGAAATAGCTCATCTCATCCTGTGTCCTTTATTCTGCTTGGAATCCCAGGACTAGAGATTTCCCAGTTCTGGATTGCCTTTCCATTCTGTGCCATGTATGTTGTCGCTGTACTGGGCAATATCACTCTCCTTCACATAATCCGAACTGACCACACCCTCCATGAGCCCATGTACCTCTTTCTGGCCATGCTGGCTGTCACTGACCTGGTCCTCTCCTCCTCCACCCAACCTAAAATGCTGGCCATCCTCTGGTTTCATGCCCACGAGATTGAATACCATGCCTGTCTCATCCAGGTGTTCTTCATCCATGCCTTCTCTTCTGTGGAGTCTGGGGTGCTCATGGCCATGGCCTTGGACCGCTACGTGGCTATCTGCTTCCCACTGTGCCACTCAAGTATCCTCACGACACCTGTCGTGGCCACACTGGGGGCGGTTGTGATGCTAAGAGGGGTGCTGTGGGTCAGCCCCTTCTGCTTCATGGTCTCCAGAATGCCCTTCTGCCAGAGCCAGATCATTCCTCAGTCGTACTGTGAGCACATGGCTGTGCTGAAGCTGGTGTGTGCTGATACTAGAGTAAATCGTGGGTATGGGCTCTTTGTGGCCTTCTCAGTGGGTGGGTTCGATATGATTGTCATCAGTTTATCCTATGTCATGATTTTAAGAGCTGTGCTGCAGTTGCCTTCAGGTGAAGCCCGACTCAAGGCTTTTGGCACATGTGCTTCCCATATCTGTGTTATTTTAGCTTTGTATATCCCAGCCCTCTTTACTTTCCTCACCCACCGCTTTGGCCATCATGTGCCCCAAGTGGTACACATCATGTTTGCTAATGTCTATCTACTGGTACCCCCCATGCTCAACCCCATCATCTACGGAGTAAGAACCAAGCAGATCCGGAACAGGGTTATGCAGGGTTGTTGTGGAAAAGTCCCCTGA